One segment of Candidatus Thioglobus sp. DNA contains the following:
- a CDS encoding SCP2 sterol-binding domain-containing protein — protein sequence MQHFVLEQALNFLIQNGSIDIKPLESKVIRFSLIDPLLEVNFVCTNDRIFVTSDTSAPSDVDIKLKPNVFFALFKGEDLTDLLRQDKIQIHGDVKTAQLLVDLLTKTDIDLEEILSQYTGDIVAHEIGKKAEKFKQIAKDSPNPIEALKNGLSGLLINPKVSKKYTSKNP from the coding sequence ATGCAGCACTTTGTTCTTGAGCAAGCACTTAATTTTCTAATTCAAAACGGTTCGATTGATATCAAGCCCCTGGAGTCAAAGGTTATTCGATTTTCTCTAATCGATCCGCTCTTAGAAGTTAACTTTGTTTGCACCAATGATCGGATTTTTGTTACTAGTGATACTAGTGCTCCTAGTGATGTTGATATCAAACTCAAACCCAATGTATTTTTTGCACTATTTAAGGGTGAAGATCTTACTGATCTTCTTAGGCAGGATAAAATCCAAATTCATGGTGATGTAAAAACTGCCCAGCTATTAGTCGACTTATTAACAAAAACTGATATAGACTTAGAAGAAATTCTGTCTCAATATACTGGTGACATAGTTGCACATGAAATTGGCAAAAAAGCCGAAAAATTTAAACAAATTGCCAAAGACTCACCCAACCCAATCGAGGCGCTTAAAAACGGGCTCAGTGGCTTATTGATCAATCCAAAAGTTTCAAAAAAATATACCAGTAAAAACCCATAG
- a CDS encoding adenylate kinase gives MKLILLGAPGAGKGTVAKLLTKIDGSVQISTGDILRGAVAAGTELGKQAQAAMKAGDLVSDDLIMGIMEERLQEDDCKSGYLLDGFPRTIPQAEALKALLEKMGEKLDAAVEIDVPRGVILDRLTTRRTCESCGAIYNTKSNPTKVEGVCDKCGGAAVQREDETEEAISNRLNVYNDQTAPLVGFYKTEGLLLSVNATSSDAVIDAIKAKIG, from the coding sequence ATGAAATTAATTCTTTTAGGTGCTCCAGGTGCCGGCAAAGGTACTGTTGCAAAATTACTAACTAAAATTGACGGTTCAGTTCAGATCTCTACAGGCGACATTTTACGTGGTGCGGTAGCAGCAGGCACGGAACTAGGCAAACAAGCACAAGCAGCGATGAAAGCAGGTGATTTAGTCTCTGACGATTTAATCATGGGCATTATGGAAGAACGCCTTCAAGAAGATGACTGTAAATCTGGCTACTTATTGGACGGCTTCCCTCGCACAATTCCACAAGCAGAGGCTTTAAAAGCTTTACTTGAAAAAATGGGTGAAAAGTTAGACGCTGCTGTAGAAATTGACGTCCCTCGTGGTGTAATTCTTGATCGTCTTACCACGCGTCGTACTTGTGAAAGTTGTGGCGCAATTTACAACACCAAGTCTAATCCTACTAAAGTTGAAGGCGTTTGTGACAAATGTGGTGGCGCTGCAGTTCAGCGTGAAGATGAAACTGAAGAAGCAATTAGCAACCGTTTAAACGTTTACAACGATCAAACTGCACCTCTAGTTGGTTTTTACAAAACAGAAGGCTTGTTGCTTTCTGTTAATGCAACTTCGTCTGACGCCGTTATTGATGCAATCAAAGCTAAAATTGGCTAA
- the argC gene encoding N-acetyl-gamma-glutamyl-phosphate reductase: MIKAGIIGGTGYTGVELLRLLHNHTGVEVVAISSRSLNGKRVDGIFPSLVGHSDLVFSLPSDNILNTCDVIFFATPHGVAMEGAGAFIDKGIKVIDLGADFRITDQTEWSKWYGMEHTQAELLNSAVYGLPETNRAQVKDAMLLANPGCYPTAVQLALKPLIENKLISLSGIVADCKSGVSGAGRGANQAMLLCETSESLKSYGVTGHRHYPEIKQALEILAGEPVNFTFVPHLVPMIRGMQATIYVDLLNENIDIRPYFVDTYSNEPFVTILGDGVYPETRSVKSSNFCQISVQKIPNSNKLVIMSVIDNLVKGASGQAIQNMNIMFDLDETSGLTSIGLLP; the protein is encoded by the coding sequence ATGATTAAAGCAGGCATTATTGGTGGCACCGGCTATACCGGTGTAGAATTATTAAGACTTCTTCATAACCATACTGGTGTTGAAGTGGTTGCGATTAGCTCTCGCTCTCTTAATGGAAAACGGGTTGATGGCATTTTTCCTTCACTAGTCGGGCATTCGGACCTTGTCTTTTCGCTGCCTAGTGACAATATTCTCAACACTTGTGACGTTATTTTCTTTGCAACACCCCACGGTGTTGCTATGGAAGGTGCGGGTGCTTTTATTGATAAAGGCATTAAAGTAATTGACCTAGGCGCTGATTTTAGAATTACAGATCAAACTGAGTGGTCTAAATGGTACGGCATGGAACATACTCAAGCAGAGCTACTTAATTCAGCTGTTTATGGATTGCCAGAAACCAACCGAGCTCAAGTTAAAGATGCAATGTTGTTGGCCAATCCAGGCTGCTACCCGACAGCTGTTCAATTAGCGCTAAAACCGCTTATTGAAAATAAGCTAATTAGCCTTTCTGGTATTGTTGCTGATTGTAAATCTGGAGTCAGTGGCGCTGGTCGCGGCGCTAATCAAGCCATGCTTTTATGTGAAACTAGCGAAAGTCTAAAATCGTATGGAGTTACTGGACATCGTCATTATCCTGAGATCAAGCAGGCCCTTGAAATCTTAGCAGGTGAACCAGTTAACTTTACATTTGTTCCTCATTTAGTGCCTATGATTCGTGGCATGCAGGCTACAATTTATGTAGATCTGCTTAATGAAAATATAGATATAAGACCTTATTTTGTCGATACCTATTCTAATGAGCCTTTTGTTACAATATTAGGTGATGGAGTTTATCCGGAAACGCGTAGTGTTAAGTCGTCGAACTTTTGCCAGATTTCAGTTCAGAAAATTCCGAATAGCAATAAGTTAGTTATTATGTCGGTGATTGATAATTTAGTTAAGGGTGCTTCCGGCCAAGCCATTCAAAATATGAATATTATGTTTGACCTTGATGAAACATCAGGACTAACATCCATTGGGTTATTACCTTAA
- a CDS encoding citrate synthase: MIEYIPGLAGIPATESSISSIDGKNGILAYRGYSIKDLAKNASFEEVAMLLRDGELPSAEELKEFQCVLHKRYEVKRNIRQMMWALPTDGHPMDVLQTAIAAMATFYPGAGAKDPDSAFTQNALTKIIANMSTLVAMWARIRAGYDPIPPSRHMSYAKNFLYMSFGEEPDDDIVQLFDACLILHAEHTINASTFSAMVTASTLANPFASISAAVGTLAGSLHGGANEDVLKMLDEIGDVKNVRGYIEGRLKNKQVIMGMGHREYRVKDPRATILQEMIEAYIKKSGIILSKRYETALEVERVCEELLAPKGVYPNVDFYSGILYSEIFKIPKEHFTPIFAMARSAGWAAHWHEQVGQNRIFRPTQIYVGQDFRDYPTK, from the coding sequence ATGATTGAATACATTCCAGGCCTTGCAGGCATTCCAGCAACAGAATCTTCCATCTCATCAATTGATGGGAAAAATGGTATATTGGCATATCGTGGCTACTCTATTAAAGATCTCGCAAAAAACGCCTCTTTCGAAGAGGTTGCAATGCTGCTTAGAGATGGTGAATTGCCCAGTGCAGAAGAGCTAAAAGAATTCCAATGTGTGCTTCATAAGCGGTACGAAGTTAAACGTAATATTCGCCAAATGATGTGGGCTTTGCCAACAGATGGCCACCCAATGGATGTTTTGCAAACTGCAATTGCAGCGATGGCTACTTTCTATCCAGGCGCAGGTGCAAAAGATCCAGATTCTGCTTTTACTCAAAATGCCCTCACTAAAATTATCGCCAACATGAGCACTCTGGTGGCTATGTGGGCGAGAATTCGTGCAGGCTATGATCCAATTCCACCTAGCAGACACATGTCTTATGCGAAAAATTTTCTTTACATGTCTTTTGGTGAAGAGCCAGATGATGATATTGTTCAGTTGTTCGACGCCTGTTTAATTTTGCATGCTGAACATACCATTAACGCTAGCACCTTCTCAGCTATGGTAACCGCCTCAACATTGGCCAACCCTTTTGCTTCAATTTCTGCAGCAGTAGGAACCCTAGCTGGCTCACTACATGGTGGTGCGAACGAAGATGTGCTTAAGATGTTGGACGAAATTGGAGATGTAAAAAATGTTCGTGGCTACATTGAAGGTCGACTAAAAAATAAACAGGTGATCATGGGAATGGGTCATCGCGAATATCGCGTTAAAGATCCTCGTGCAACTATCTTGCAAGAAATGATCGAAGCCTATATTAAAAAATCAGGCATTATATTATCTAAGCGTTATGAAACGGCATTAGAGGTGGAGCGGGTTTGTGAAGAGTTGCTTGCTCCAAAGGGCGTATATCCAAACGTAGATTTTTATTCAGGTATCTTGTATTCTGAAATTTTTAAAATTCCGAAAGAACACTTCACGCCAATTTTTGCCATGGCTCGTTCTGCTGGTTGGGCGGCACATTGGCATGAGCAAGTAGGGCAAAATAGAATCTTTAGACCAACTCAAATATATGTCGGTCAAGATTTTAGAGACTACCCAACTAAGTAA
- the grpE gene encoding nucleotide exchange factor GrpE produces MTKKQDQDESVEKIDDENIEATEQEAPEDDLATQLEAAQQSTKDNWDKVLRAQAEMENLKRRNAKDLENAHKFALDGFVKALLEVKDSLTMGLKTAQEDSASVESITEGLEMTDKVFVSTLEKFGVEIINPKGEAFNPEFHEAVTMIPMPDQESNSVLEVIQAGFTLNGRLVRPAMVVVVQ; encoded by the coding sequence ATGACAAAAAAGCAAGACCAAGACGAAAGTGTTGAAAAAATTGACGATGAAAACATTGAAGCAACTGAACAAGAGGCGCCAGAGGATGATTTAGCAACTCAGCTCGAAGCTGCCCAACAGTCTACAAAAGACAACTGGGACAAGGTGCTTCGCGCGCAAGCTGAAATGGAAAATCTTAAGCGTCGAAATGCTAAGGACCTTGAGAATGCACACAAATTTGCACTCGATGGTTTTGTTAAAGCGCTCCTTGAAGTTAAAGATTCTTTGACGATGGGCTTAAAAACTGCCCAGGAAGATAGTGCATCGGTAGAAAGTATTACTGAAGGCCTGGAAATGACTGACAAGGTATTTGTGTCAACCCTAGAAAAATTTGGCGTTGAAATTATCAATCCTAAAGGTGAGGCGTTTAATCCAGAATTTCATGAGGCCGTCACCATGATACCTATGCCAGACCAGGAGTCTAATTCTGTTCTAGAGGTTATCCAGGCTGGCTTCACTCTTAATGGTCGCCTAGTACGTCCAGCGATGGTAGTAGTGGTCCAGTAG
- the dsbD gene encoding protein-disulfide reductase DsbD, with the protein MKRFLLPLFLLLLSNFAQAQGELLPADEAFAFKASVVNDEIVLDWNIANGYYLYKEKIKISSDYSTQLGVAKFPPAKIKNDEFFGKVGIYRKSVEVKIPVLEGDADSLLMNVVFQGCADLGVCYPPITKVVALDISTLKKPSLVDNAFDMFSQVKKSAQSVVDKIQPISDEPLPADEAFKFSVVAVDANTLVASWDIHHEYYLYHDKFFVDVTGAEFGTINFPKGKIKDDPLFGKVQTHKGRLEVTLPLKNIQTQNISFTARYQGCWMGGICYPPQEKIIKITLPVQADTPPTSITKKSPDSASLAQVSAPDSLNETDKIAALLQQDNIFWVLLSFFGFGLLLSLTPCVFPMIPILSGIIVGQKGEITTRKALIMSIVFVLAMSVTYSIAGVLAGYFGENLQVLFQTPWVLVVFSLVFVALAFSMFGYYEIQLPAGLQAKIASMSNKQEGGHLIGVAIMGFLSALIVGPCVAPPLAGALIYIGQTGDALLGGLSLFVMSLGMGAPLILIGAGVSKLPRAGGWMDKVKYVFGILMLAVAIWLLERIIPSIASLALWAAILSISPIAMGVLNKLMDTPSAWARIFKAIGLLIMFYGILLWGLVARGGGDMLAPLSGWGASNSQIAQVHLSFEKIKSINDLDQILAKSKKNNQVVMLDFYADWCISCKELERFVFSNKDVVDGMKNAIAVQADVTKNDATDKALMAKFNIIGPPGILFFKGGIEVRSQRIIGEINAQGFLEHLNKVK; encoded by the coding sequence ATGAAGCGTTTTTTATTGCCACTATTTTTGTTATTGCTCTCTAATTTTGCCCAAGCGCAAGGAGAGCTTTTACCAGCTGATGAGGCTTTTGCCTTTAAGGCTAGTGTGGTTAATGATGAAATCGTGCTAGATTGGAATATTGCCAATGGTTATTACCTTTATAAAGAAAAAATCAAAATATCGAGTGACTATTCTACGCAGTTAGGTGTGGCTAAATTTCCACCAGCTAAGATTAAAAATGACGAATTTTTTGGTAAAGTTGGAATCTATAGAAAGTCTGTCGAAGTCAAAATTCCAGTATTAGAGGGTGATGCAGATTCTTTACTAATGAATGTCGTTTTCCAGGGGTGTGCTGATTTAGGCGTTTGTTATCCACCTATCACCAAAGTAGTTGCACTAGACATTAGTACTTTGAAAAAACCCTCTTTGGTTGATAATGCTTTTGATATGTTTTCTCAGGTTAAGAAAAGCGCTCAATCGGTGGTTGATAAAATACAGCCAATTTCTGATGAGCCCCTACCTGCTGATGAGGCATTCAAATTTTCAGTTGTTGCCGTTGACGCCAATACGTTAGTTGCTTCGTGGGATATTCATCATGAGTACTATTTATATCATGATAAATTCTTTGTGGATGTTACGGGTGCAGAGTTTGGTACCATTAATTTCCCTAAAGGTAAAATCAAAGATGATCCTTTATTCGGTAAAGTACAGACCCATAAAGGCAGACTAGAGGTTACGCTACCGCTTAAAAATATCCAAACTCAAAATATCAGCTTTACAGCTCGCTACCAAGGTTGCTGGATGGGTGGAATTTGCTATCCGCCGCAAGAAAAAATTATCAAAATCACTTTACCTGTTCAGGCTGATACACCGCCAACAAGTATCACTAAAAAGTCGCCTGATTCAGCATCTTTAGCCCAAGTTAGCGCTCCTGACTCACTAAATGAGACAGACAAAATTGCAGCATTATTACAACAAGATAATATTTTTTGGGTGCTGCTCAGCTTCTTTGGTTTTGGTTTATTGTTATCACTTACCCCTTGCGTATTTCCAATGATTCCAATTTTATCGGGAATTATTGTTGGCCAAAAAGGTGAGATAACCACTCGAAAAGCACTGATCATGTCGATTGTGTTTGTCCTAGCAATGAGTGTTACTTATTCTATTGCAGGCGTTTTAGCTGGATACTTTGGTGAAAACTTACAAGTTTTATTCCAGACACCTTGGGTATTAGTAGTCTTCAGTTTGGTATTTGTTGCGCTGGCTTTTTCTATGTTTGGTTATTATGAAATTCAACTACCTGCTGGCCTACAAGCAAAAATTGCCAGTATGAGCAACAAGCAAGAAGGTGGTCATCTAATTGGTGTTGCCATAATGGGCTTCTTGTCAGCACTGATCGTTGGTCCTTGTGTTGCGCCACCTTTAGCGGGTGCGCTAATTTATATCGGCCAAACAGGCGATGCCTTATTGGGTGGATTATCGCTATTTGTTATGAGTCTAGGCATGGGCGCGCCACTAATTCTAATTGGTGCTGGAGTGTCTAAGCTACCTCGAGCTGGCGGCTGGATGGATAAAGTTAAATACGTTTTTGGTATTCTTATGCTGGCAGTCGCTATTTGGCTACTTGAACGCATTATCCCGTCTATTGCTTCATTAGCCCTTTGGGCGGCAATTCTAAGTATTTCACCAATTGCTATGGGTGTCTTAAATAAACTCATGGATACACCAAGCGCTTGGGCTCGAATCTTTAAAGCAATTGGCCTGTTGATCATGTTCTATGGTATTTTGCTTTGGGGCTTGGTTGCTCGTGGTGGTGGCGATATGTTGGCACCATTATCGGGTTGGGGCGCGTCTAACTCTCAAATAGCACAAGTTCATTTATCGTTTGAAAAAATAAAAAGTATCAATGATCTTGACCAGATTTTAGCGAAATCTAAAAAAAATAATCAAGTGGTTATGCTAGATTTTTACGCTGATTGGTGTATTTCTTGTAAGGAGCTAGAGCGATTTGTATTTAGCAACAAAGACGTTGTTGATGGTATGAAAAATGCTATCGCCGTCCAGGCTGATGTGACCAAAAATGATGCGACTGATAAAGCACTCATGGCCAAATTTAATATTATCGGCCCGCCTGGGATCTTATTCTTCAAGGGGGGTATTGAAGTCCGCTCTCAACGTATTATTGGTGAAATCAATGCCCAAGGGTTTCTTGAGCATCTAAATAAGGTTAAATAA
- the aroQ gene encoding type II 3-dehydroquinate dehydratase, which translates to MDILLLNGPNLNMLGSREPELYGAQTLDDIVKRLTQLADEAGLSLDHHQDNSEVGLIDKIHAASSNGTKYIIINPAAFTHTSVALRDALLAVGIEFTEIHLSNVYKREDFRKKSYFSDIAQGVISGFGSQGYEFAMSAAIKHIK; encoded by the coding sequence ATGGACATCTTATTATTAAATGGCCCAAATCTAAATATGCTTGGCTCTCGCGAGCCAGAGCTTTATGGTGCGCAAACGCTTGATGACATTGTTAAGCGCCTAACTCAGCTTGCAGATGAAGCCGGTCTTAGCCTAGATCACCATCAAGATAATTCTGAAGTTGGTCTGATTGATAAAATTCACGCAGCTAGTAGCAATGGTACAAAATACATAATTATCAATCCAGCAGCATTTACACATACATCGGTTGCGTTGCGTGATGCGCTACTAGCTGTAGGCATTGAGTTCACAGAAATTCACCTGTCTAACGTTTATAAACGTGAAGACTTTCGTAAAAAATCTTATTTTTCAGACATTGCACAAGGGGTAATTTCAGGCTTTGGCTCTCAAGGCTATGAATTTGCAATGAGTGCAGCAATCAAACATATTAAATAA
- a CDS encoding NAD(+) kinase has product MFNTIGIITKPNDLVSEGIAEELSSFLQNKGAGVVVTNEQIAEQADLIIVVGGDGTLLNTARTFVDNNIPILGINLGRLGFLADVSISKMFEVVSQVLEGEFTKEERCLLSCQVEQDGQIIHKNIALNDAVVNRQDALKMIEFDVYIDGKFVNNQRADGLIITTPTGSTAYSLSSGGPIMHPGVNAIGLVSICPHTMSHRPLLVPGGSEIVIRVKDASEGVSVHIDGQESFPITSDQEVRVRQHSSFVHLLHPKDYDYFEIIRSKLRWGSKL; this is encoded by the coding sequence ATGTTTAATACGATCGGCATTATCACAAAACCCAATGATTTAGTTAGCGAGGGCATCGCCGAAGAACTGTCATCATTTTTACAAAATAAAGGCGCAGGCGTCGTTGTCACCAATGAGCAAATAGCCGAGCAAGCGGATTTGATTATTGTGGTGGGCGGCGATGGCACGCTACTTAATACAGCGCGCACTTTTGTGGATAACAATATTCCTATCTTAGGCATTAATCTTGGTCGTCTTGGTTTTTTGGCTGATGTATCGATTAGCAAAATGTTCGAGGTTGTCTCTCAAGTTCTTGAAGGTGAGTTTACCAAAGAAGAGCGCTGTTTATTGTCGTGTCAAGTTGAGCAAGATGGCCAAATAATACATAAGAATATTGCATTAAATGATGCCGTTGTCAATCGCCAAGATGCGTTGAAAATGATAGAATTTGACGTTTATATTGATGGCAAGTTTGTTAATAATCAGCGAGCAGACGGGCTTATTATCACCACACCAACTGGATCAACCGCTTATTCATTGTCAAGTGGTGGACCTATTATGCATCCGGGCGTTAATGCAATTGGTTTGGTATCAATTTGTCCGCATACCATGAGTCACCGCCCATTGCTTGTGCCTGGTGGAAGTGAGATAGTGATTCGAGTTAAAGATGCTAGTGAAGGAGTAAGCGTACATATAGATGGGCAAGAGTCTTTTCCAATTACATCAGATCAGGAGGTGCGCGTGCGACAACACTCAAGTTTTGTGCACTTATTGCATCCAAAAGATTATGACTATTTTGAAATTATTCGCTCAAAACTGCGTTGGGGATCCA
- the ubiE gene encoding bifunctional demethylmenaquinone methyltransferase/2-methoxy-6-polyprenyl-1,4-benzoquinol methylase UbiE, with the protein MNNTTHFGFKDVATEDKQGLVRGVFDSVASKYDLMNDVLSFGAHRLWKRYTIASSNVKTGDKVLDIAGGTGDLAIEFRKKVGDSGQVILSDINAAMLGEGRKNLINKGIFGVDYVQLNAQHLPFEDNTFDCVSIAFGLRNVTDKDQALSEMQRILKPGGCLLILEFSTTDSEFLKKFYDFYSFNVMPKLGGIIADDEESYQYLAESIRKHPDQETLKNMVLEAGFGFCEYHNLSGGIVALHKGIKT; encoded by the coding sequence ATGAACAATACCACCCATTTTGGCTTTAAAGATGTAGCCACTGAAGACAAACAAGGCCTTGTAAGGGGTGTATTTGATTCAGTTGCTAGCAAGTATGATCTCATGAATGACGTCCTGTCATTTGGTGCTCATCGCTTATGGAAGCGCTACACTATCGCATCTTCAAATGTTAAAACGGGTGATAAAGTGCTTGATATTGCTGGCGGAACAGGCGATCTAGCCATTGAGTTTCGAAAGAAAGTTGGTGATTCTGGTCAAGTTATCCTATCTGATATTAACGCTGCTATGCTGGGTGAAGGTCGTAAAAACTTAATAAACAAAGGTATTTTTGGAGTGGATTATGTGCAGCTTAACGCCCAGCATCTGCCGTTTGAAGACAATACCTTTGATTGTGTTTCTATTGCTTTTGGCCTTAGGAATGTCACTGACAAAGATCAAGCATTGAGTGAAATGCAAAGAATTTTAAAACCAGGTGGCTGTTTGTTAATTTTAGAATTTTCGACCACAGACTCTGAATTTTTAAAAAAATTCTACGACTTTTATTCGTTTAATGTCATGCCAAAACTAGGTGGCATTATTGCTGATGATGAGGAGTCATATCAATATTTAGCAGAGTCTATCCGCAAGCATCCTGACCAAGAAACTCTAAAAAACATGGTACTTGAGGCGGGTTTTGGCTTTTGTGAATATCACAACCTTTCAGGTGGTATTGTGGCCCTTCATAAAGGTATAAAAACCTAA
- the accC gene encoding acetyl-CoA carboxylase biotin carboxylase subunit: MKKIQKVLIANRGEIALRVLRACKELGVKTVAVYSTADKDLKHVRLADEAVCIGPYPSADSYLNIPALIAAAEVTHADAIHPGYGFLSESADFAQRVEECGFIFIGPRAKNIRVMGDKVAAIEAMQKSGVPCVPGSDGALGENPIQNMEIARNIGLPIIIKASGGGGGRGMQVVENESDLASSIELAKSEGLSFFGNPEVYMEKFLTTPRHVEIQILADEHGNAVHLGERDCSMQRRHQKVVEEAPAPGISPELRNKIGSICTKACQAISYRGAGTFEFLFENDEFYFIEMNTRVQVEHTITEMITGVDIVREQILIADGQKLSFTQDDITIKGYSIECRINAEDPNNFMPSPGKITQYHVAGGLGVRVDSHVYNGYTVPPHYDSMIGKLITFSDTRLGAIVKMKNALDEMVIDGIKTNIPLQRRIMEDKVFQKGGMNIHYLEKMLGEPH, encoded by the coding sequence ATGAAGAAGATTCAAAAAGTCCTGATTGCCAATCGTGGTGAAATTGCGCTTAGAGTTTTGCGAGCTTGTAAAGAGCTAGGCGTTAAAACCGTGGCTGTTTATTCAACAGCAGATAAAGATTTAAAACATGTTCGTCTTGCAGATGAGGCCGTTTGTATTGGTCCATATCCTTCAGCCGATAGTTATTTAAACATTCCGGCACTCATTGCAGCAGCAGAAGTAACCCATGCAGATGCTATTCATCCAGGCTATGGCTTTTTATCAGAAAGTGCTGATTTTGCCCAGCGTGTTGAAGAGTGTGGCTTTATTTTTATTGGTCCAAGGGCGAAAAATATTCGCGTTATGGGTGACAAGGTTGCCGCTATTGAAGCTATGCAAAAATCGGGCGTCCCTTGTGTGCCTGGCTCTGATGGCGCATTGGGTGAGAATCCAATCCAAAATATGGAAATTGCTCGTAATATTGGCTTACCAATTATCATTAAAGCTTCCGGCGGCGGCGGTGGTCGTGGCATGCAAGTCGTAGAGAATGAATCTGACTTAGCAAGCTCTATTGAACTTGCTAAGTCAGAAGGTTTAAGTTTTTTTGGCAATCCAGAAGTCTACATGGAGAAATTTTTAACCACACCTCGACATGTAGAAATCCAAATCCTTGCCGATGAGCATGGCAATGCTGTGCATTTGGGTGAGCGAGATTGCTCTATGCAACGTCGCCATCAAAAAGTCGTAGAAGAGGCGCCAGCACCCGGTATATCTCCAGAATTGCGTAACAAAATTGGCTCGATTTGTACTAAAGCGTGTCAGGCGATTAGTTATCGTGGCGCAGGTACATTTGAATTTTTATTTGAAAATGACGAGTTTTATTTCATTGAAATGAATACGCGTGTGCAAGTAGAGCATACGATTACTGAAATGATAACTGGTGTTGATATCGTGCGTGAGCAGATACTGATTGCTGATGGACAAAAACTGTCTTTCACACAAGATGATATCACCATTAAAGGCTACTCAATTGAATGTCGCATTAATGCCGAAGATCCTAACAACTTTATGCCTTCGCCAGGAAAAATCACGCAATATCATGTTGCTGGTGGCCTCGGTGTGCGTGTAGATTCGCATGTTTATAATGGTTATACCGTGCCACCACATTACGATTCAATGATTGGTAAATTAATCACTTTTTCTGATACGCGACTTGGTGCTATTGTTAAAATGAAAAATGCTCTGGATGAAATGGTGATTGATGGTATTAAAACCAACATTCCTTTACAAAGAAGAATTATGGAAGACAAAGTGTTTCAAAAAGGTGGCATGAATATTCACTATCTTGAAAAAATGCTTGGAGAACCACACTAA
- the accB gene encoding acetyl-CoA carboxylase biotin carboxyl carrier protein, producing MDIRKVKKLMELLEQSGMAEIEIHEGEESVRISRYGDAPMMPAPMAMPVAAAPVAIAEKVAPIDPVKVIDGHPITSPMVGTFYGSASPTSDSFVSIGQHVNQGDTICIVEAMKIMNQIEADQSGTVTEILCRDGDAVEFGQTLVVIK from the coding sequence ATGGATATACGCAAAGTAAAAAAACTAATGGAATTGTTAGAGCAATCTGGCATGGCAGAAATTGAAATTCACGAAGGTGAGGAGTCTGTTCGGATATCTCGCTATGGCGACGCTCCAATGATGCCCGCACCGATGGCAATGCCGGTGGCTGCTGCTCCTGTAGCGATCGCAGAAAAGGTGGCACCTATTGATCCAGTTAAGGTTATTGATGGTCATCCAATCACATCACCAATGGTAGGAACTTTCTATGGCTCTGCTTCACCAACATCTGACTCATTTGTCTCTATTGGTCAGCATGTTAATCAAGGTGATACAATTTGTATCGTTGAAGCAATGAAGATCATGAATCAAATTGAAGCGGATCAATCAGGTACCGTGACTGAAATCTTGTGTAGAGATGGAGATGCTGTTGAATTTGGGCAAACGTTGGTTGTTATTAAATGA
- the erpA gene encoding iron-sulfur cluster insertion protein ErpA — protein MSETLELESADIIFSDNAANKVSTLIKEEKNDDLRLRVYITGGGCSGFSYGFTFDQEHKEGDSGVEKNGVQLVIDPMSYQYLIGATVDYLEDLQGSRFIIHNPNAKTTCGCGSSFSV, from the coding sequence ATGTCAGAAACATTAGAATTAGAATCAGCAGATATTATTTTCAGCGATAACGCTGCTAATAAAGTATCAACATTGATTAAAGAAGAAAAAAACGATGATCTACGCCTAAGAGTGTATATCACAGGTGGTGGTTGTTCAGGTTTCTCCTATGGGTTTACGTTTGATCAAGAACATAAAGAGGGAGACTCGGGCGTTGAAAAAAATGGCGTTCAATTGGTAATAGACCCAATGAGCTATCAGTACCTTATTGGTGCAACTGTTGATTATTTAGAAGACCTTCAAGGATCGCGATTCATTATTCACAACCCTAATGCTAAAACTACTTGTGGTTGTGGCTCGTCTTTTTCAGTCTAG